In Candidatus Manganitrophus morganii, the genomic window TTTTCGGATCGTGCTGGAAAATCAAAAGCCAGTGCTCCTCGTGCGCCTGCGCCAGCAGTTCCCGCTTGGTCTCCATCGTCGTCAACGGAAAGAGATCGTATCCCATGATGTAGGGAAGCGGAAGATGCGTAGCGGTCGGGATGAGATCGCCGATGAAGAGGGCCTTCTCGCCGTTTGATTCGACCAGAATCGATTGGTGGTGTTCGGTGTGGCCCGGAGTCCGGACGACGGAAACCCCCTTCAGAATTTCCGAGTTTCCGTCCAAAAGATCAAGGCGTCCTTCTTTCGGGAGGACTTCGTAGTTTTCGAGAAGATAACTTCCGCGGGTCCGCTCGTTCGGGGTGTTGGCGAACTCCCACTCTCCCTTTTGGATGAAGTAGGTCGCCCTCGGAAAGGTCGGATGGATGTGGCCGTGATCGTCCCGCCGGGTGTTCCCGCCGGCATGGTCGAAGTGGAAATGGGTGTTGATCACCAGCGCGATGTCTGTGGGGGCGAGGCCGTGTTTCGCGAGCGACGCCTCAATCGACGGCGTCCGGTTCACGGCGTAAATTTCGTTAAACTTCTCGTCTCCTTTGTTTCCGATTCCGGTGTCGACGAGAATGTTCATCCCGTGTGCCCGGATCAGCAGAACGCCGAGCTCAAGATGAATTCGGTTTCGGTCGTCGGCCGGATGGTGTTTTTCCCAGAGGACCTTCGGGACGACGCCGAACATGGCACCGCCGTCCAATCGAAAGGTGCCGTCGGTAAGGGGTTGGATTTCAAAGGTGCCGAGTTTCATATCAAAACGAGACCGACTCGCGGTACTCCCCATAAACTTTTCTAAATACGTCGGAGATCTCTCCGACCGTGGCGGAGGCCCGCACGGTGTCGAGGATCAACGGCATCAGATAAGCGCCGGCCTCTGCGGCGGAAGTAAGCCGTTGTAACGTCTGTTGGAGTTTTTTCGGATCGCGCTCTGCCTTGATCTTCTTCAGCCGTGCGACCTGCCGCCGCTCCACATCCCCCGTGACCTTGAGGATCTCGATCCGGCGTTCTTCCTTTTCGATAAAGGCGTTCACGCCGACGATGAGCCGATCTTTCCGATCGATCTCCTGCTGATAGGCGACGGCAGCGCGGTGGATCTCCCGCTGCGGAAAGCCCTTCTCGATGGCACGGACCATCCCCCCCATCCCATCGAGCTTCTTGAAGTAGCGCTGCGCCTCTTTCTCCATCCGGTTCGTCAGCGACTCGATATAGTACGATCCCGCCAATGGATCGACGGTGTCGGTGACGCCGCTCTCGTGGGCGATGATCTGCTGCGTCCGAAGGGCGATCTTCACCGCCTCTTGCGTCGGGAGGGCGTAGGTCTCATCCATCGAGTTCGTATGAAGCGACTGGGTGCCACCCATCACGGCGGCCAGCGCTTGCAGCGCCACCCGAACGA contains:
- a CDS encoding MBL fold metallo-hydrolase, which produces MGSTASRSRFDMKLGTFEIQPLTDGTFRLDGGAMFGVVPKVLWEKHHPADDRNRIHLELGVLLIRAHGMNILVDTGIGNKGDEKFNEIYAVNRTPSIEASLAKHGLAPTDIALVINTHFHFDHAGGNTRRDDHGHIHPTFPRATYFIQKGEWEFANTPNERTRGSYLLENYEVLPKEGRLDLLDGNSEILKGVSVVRTPGHTEHHQSILVESNGEKALFIGDLIPTATHLPLPYIMGYDLFPLTTMETKRELLAQAHEEHWLLIFQHDPKIRMGYLKKKEGRYQLEEVRVA